CGTAGGCTGTGTGATCGCGCCGCATTACTGCATCAAGGTCAACTCTTGGAAGTTGCGGATGTGAGAGACGGTCTGATTCAAGCGACCACCCCGATTGGCAAAGGCTTAGTGCACGAAGACTAATGAGGCAGGAGAAATAAATATGTTAACTGGTAGTGAATTATCCGCCTCGATAGATAAGCTGTTTGCCCTGCGCAAAGAGATTGTGAACGCGTTTATTGATACATTTATTATGCTTGGCATCTCAACGACGGTGGCGATTGTCATCGGTGGGTTGTTTGGCGTATTTTTGTTTTTATCCAGTGATCGACAGTTTTTGCAAAACAAAACATTGTATGGTCTGCTTGGTGGTATCACCAACTTTATGCGCGCCTTTCCATTTGTCATTTTGATGATTGCCATGAGCCCATTTACGAAGGCTATCGTTGGCACAGGTATTGGACCGATTGCGGCCTCATTGGTACTCGCCATTGCAGGTTCGTTTTATTTTGCCCGTTTGGTCGAGCAAAACTTACGCGAAGTGCCACGCGGCATCATTGAGGCGACCGAATCTATGGGCGCACGTCCACTGACCATTATTAAAGTTTTACTCAATGAAGCACGCTCAGGAC
This region of Psychrobacter sp. JCM 18902 genomic DNA includes:
- a CDS encoding methionine ABC transporter permease, which produces MLTGSELSASIDKLFALRKEIVNAFIDTFIMLGISTTVAIVIGGLFGVFLFLSSDRQFLQNKTLYGLLGGITNFMRAFPFVILMIAMSPFTKAIVGTGIGPIAASLVLAIAGSFYFARLVEQNLREVPRGIIEATESMGARPLTIIKVLLNEARSGLVLSVTILCISLLSYSAAAGMIGGGGLGDLAIRYGYYRYQTEVMIFIVIVLSIMVVSIQASGNWLANRLDKR